One window of Esox lucius isolate fEsoLuc1 chromosome 25, fEsoLuc1.pri, whole genome shotgun sequence genomic DNA carries:
- the LOC114828701 gene encoding centromere-associated protein E-like isoform X1 has protein sequence METMDFDDYTFANKPRKGHGVTFSENFQWWKRPSGVAAVCLGLLCVLLLAGIIGLVFYYGVIGNPFSKEGDQPANSLTIRTKEKDQQQDSLKELTAERDQLNKSLNSRTTERDQLQRSLNTKTKEKDQLQSSLSTMTTERDQLQKNLNTRTTEKNLLQESLTTKTKERDQLENSLKVLTAERDTLKKSLNSRTTERDQLQRSLNTKTKEKDQLQSSLSTMTTEKDKLQQSLNTKTKEKDQLQSSLSTMTTERDQLQKNLNTRTTEKNQLQESLTTKTKERDQLENSLKVLTAERDTLKKSLNSRTTERDQLQRSLNTKTKEKDQLQSSLSTMTTERDQLQKNLNTRTTEKNQLQQSLTTRTKERDQLQNSLKVATAEKDKLKNSLNSKIKERDQLQNRLNTMTAERDPIKTRLNLYEKPCQDGWLKFGASCYYLSTTLDTAAEGRRKCKEMGGDLVVINSQAEQIFINGFKKNIWIGATIEKGSWFWVDSTAFQTTYWMTGEPKLVKDEPPCVGISKMASDPLKSWKAVKCVENLWVCEKA, from the exons ATGGAGACCATGGATTTTGATGACTACACATTTGCCAACAAGCCCAGAAAAGGTCATGGTGTTACATTTTCAG AAAATTTTCAGTGGTGGAAGAGACCTTCTGGAGTTGCTGCTGTGTGTCTCGGCCTGCTTTGTGTTCTCTTACTGGCTGGGATAATAGGCCTGGTCTTCTATT ATGGTGTCATTGGTAATCCCTTCTCAAAAGAGGGAGACCAACCAGCTAATAGTCTCACCATAAGAACTAAAGAGAAAGATCAGCAGCAAGACAGTCTTAAAGAATTGACTGCTGAAAgggatcaattaaataaaagtcTCAACTCAAGGACCACTGAAAGAGACCAGCTGCAGCGTAGCCTGAACACAAAGACTAAGGAGAAAGACCAGCTACAGAGTAGTCTCAGTACCATGACAACTGAAAGAGACCAGCTGCAGAAGAATCTCAATACCCGAACCACAGAGAAAAATCTGTTGCAAGAGAGTCTAACCACAAAGACCAAAGAGAGGGATCAGCTGGAAAATAGTCTTAAAGTATTGACTGCTGAAAGGGATACACTGAAGAAAAGTCTCAACTCAAGGACCACTGAAAGGGACCAGCTGCAGCGTAGCCTTAACACAAAGACTAAGGAGAAAGACCAGCTACAGAGTAGTCTCAGTACCATGACAACTGAAAAAGACAAGCTGCAGCAAAGCCTAAACACAAAAACTAAAGAGAAAGACCAGCTACAGAGTAGTCTCAGTACCATGACAACTGAAAGAGACCAGCTGCAGAAGAATCTCAATACACGAACCACAGAGAAAAATCAGTTGCAAGAGAGTCTAACCACAAAGACCAAAGAGAGGGATCAGCTGGAAAATAGTCTTAAAGTATTGACTGCTGAAAGGGATACACTGAAGAAAAGTCTCAACTCAAGGACCACTGAAAGAGACCAGCTGCAGCGTAGCCTTAACACAAAGACTAAGGAGAAAGACCAGCTACAGAGTAGTCTCAGTACCATGACAACTGAAAGAGACCAGCTGCAGAAGAATCTCAATACACGAACCACAGAGAAAAATCAGTTGCAACAGAGTCTAACAACAAGGACTAAAGAGAGGGACCAGCTTCAAAATAGTCTTAAAGTAGCTACTGCTGAAAAGGACAAATTAAAGAACAGTCTCAACTCAAAGATTAAAGAGAGAGATCAACTACAGAATAGACTGAATACCATGACGGCCGAGAGAGACCCAATAAAGACCAGGTTGAATTTATATG AGAAACCCTGTCAGGACGGGTGGTTGAAGTTTGGCGCCAGTTGTTATTATCTCTCCACCACGCTGGACACCGCTGCCGAGGGTCGAAGGAAGTGCAAAGAAATGGGTGGAGATCTGGTCGTTATAAACAGCCAAGCAGAACAG ATATTCATCAACGGTTTTAAGAAGAATATTTGGATCGGTGCAACTATAGAGAAAGGATCCTGGTTTTGGGTTGACAGCACAGCATTTCAAACGAC GTATTGGATGACAGGGGAACCAAAACTCGTTAAAGACGAGCCGCCTTGTGTTGGGATATCAAAGATGGCATCAGACCCACTGAAGAGTTGGAAAGctgtaaaatgtgttgaaaaCCTCTGGGTCTGTGAGAAAGCCTAA
- the LOC114828701 gene encoding centromere-associated protein E-like isoform X2 has product METMDFDDYTFANKPRKGHGVTFSDGVIGNPFSKEGDQPANSLTIRTKEKDQQQDSLKELTAERDQLNKSLNSRTTERDQLQRSLNTKTKEKDQLQSSLSTMTTERDQLQKNLNTRTTEKNLLQESLTTKTKERDQLENSLKVLTAERDTLKKSLNSRTTERDQLQRSLNTKTKEKDQLQSSLSTMTTEKDKLQQSLNTKTKEKDQLQSSLSTMTTERDQLQKNLNTRTTEKNQLQESLTTKTKERDQLENSLKVLTAERDTLKKSLNSRTTERDQLQRSLNTKTKEKDQLQSSLSTMTTERDQLQKNLNTRTTEKNQLQQSLTTRTKERDQLQNSLKVATAEKDKLKNSLNSKIKERDQLQNRLNTMTAERDPIKTRLNLYEKPCQDGWLKFGASCYYLSTTLDTAAEGRRKCKEMGGDLVVINSQAEQIFINGFKKNIWIGATIEKGSWFWVDSTAFQTTYWMTGEPKLVKDEPPCVGISKMASDPLKSWKAVKCVENLWVCEKA; this is encoded by the exons ATGGAGACCATGGATTTTGATGACTACACATTTGCCAACAAGCCCAGAAAAGGTCATGGTGTTACATTTTCAG ATGGTGTCATTGGTAATCCCTTCTCAAAAGAGGGAGACCAACCAGCTAATAGTCTCACCATAAGAACTAAAGAGAAAGATCAGCAGCAAGACAGTCTTAAAGAATTGACTGCTGAAAgggatcaattaaataaaagtcTCAACTCAAGGACCACTGAAAGAGACCAGCTGCAGCGTAGCCTGAACACAAAGACTAAGGAGAAAGACCAGCTACAGAGTAGTCTCAGTACCATGACAACTGAAAGAGACCAGCTGCAGAAGAATCTCAATACCCGAACCACAGAGAAAAATCTGTTGCAAGAGAGTCTAACCACAAAGACCAAAGAGAGGGATCAGCTGGAAAATAGTCTTAAAGTATTGACTGCTGAAAGGGATACACTGAAGAAAAGTCTCAACTCAAGGACCACTGAAAGGGACCAGCTGCAGCGTAGCCTTAACACAAAGACTAAGGAGAAAGACCAGCTACAGAGTAGTCTCAGTACCATGACAACTGAAAAAGACAAGCTGCAGCAAAGCCTAAACACAAAAACTAAAGAGAAAGACCAGCTACAGAGTAGTCTCAGTACCATGACAACTGAAAGAGACCAGCTGCAGAAGAATCTCAATACACGAACCACAGAGAAAAATCAGTTGCAAGAGAGTCTAACCACAAAGACCAAAGAGAGGGATCAGCTGGAAAATAGTCTTAAAGTATTGACTGCTGAAAGGGATACACTGAAGAAAAGTCTCAACTCAAGGACCACTGAAAGAGACCAGCTGCAGCGTAGCCTTAACACAAAGACTAAGGAGAAAGACCAGCTACAGAGTAGTCTCAGTACCATGACAACTGAAAGAGACCAGCTGCAGAAGAATCTCAATACACGAACCACAGAGAAAAATCAGTTGCAACAGAGTCTAACAACAAGGACTAAAGAGAGGGACCAGCTTCAAAATAGTCTTAAAGTAGCTACTGCTGAAAAGGACAAATTAAAGAACAGTCTCAACTCAAAGATTAAAGAGAGAGATCAACTACAGAATAGACTGAATACCATGACGGCCGAGAGAGACCCAATAAAGACCAGGTTGAATTTATATG AGAAACCCTGTCAGGACGGGTGGTTGAAGTTTGGCGCCAGTTGTTATTATCTCTCCACCACGCTGGACACCGCTGCCGAGGGTCGAAGGAAGTGCAAAGAAATGGGTGGAGATCTGGTCGTTATAAACAGCCAAGCAGAACAG ATATTCATCAACGGTTTTAAGAAGAATATTTGGATCGGTGCAACTATAGAGAAAGGATCCTGGTTTTGGGTTGACAGCACAGCATTTCAAACGAC GTATTGGATGACAGGGGAACCAAAACTCGTTAAAGACGAGCCGCCTTGTGTTGGGATATCAAAGATGGCATCAGACCCACTGAAGAGTTGGAAAGctgtaaaatgtgttgaaaaCCTCTGGGTCTGTGAGAAAGCCTAA
- the LOC109615189 gene encoding putative leucine-rich repeat-containing protein DDB_G0290503 yields METMDFDDYTFANKPRKSDGVAFSEHCQWWKRPFGVAAVCLGLLCVLLLAGIIGLGFYYRAIGHLYSSEGDEPANSLTIRIKEKVQLQNSLTELMSERDQLMNSLNSTTTERDQLQPNLNTKTKERDQLQNSLGTMITERDQLQHSLNTKIKEKDQLQNSLSTMTTERDQLQKIFNIGTTEKSQLQQSLTTKTKERDQLQNSLEVLTAERDKLKKILNSMTTERDQLQHSLNTKTKERDQLQSSLNTMTTERDKLQHSLNTKTKEKDQLQSSLSTTTTARDQLQQSLNTKTKEKDQLQSSLSTMTTEKDQLEKNLNTRTTEKIQLQESLNTNIKERDQLENSLKVLIAERDTLKKSLNSRTTERDQLQHSLNTKTKEKDQLQSSLSLMTTERDQLQQSLNTKTKEKDQLQNSFSTMTTERDQLQKNLNTRTTEKNQLQESLNTKTKERDQLENSLKVLTTERDTLKKSLNSRTTERDQLQHSLNTKTKEKDQLQSSLSTMTTERDKLQQGLNTKTKEKDQLQSSLSTMTTERDQLQKNLNTRTTEKNQLRESLTTRTKERDQLENSLNVITAERDKLKNSLNSKMKESDQIQNSLNTTTTERDQIKTRLNLYEKPCQDGWLKFGTSCYFLSTTLDTAGGGQRKCRPMGGELVIINSKEE; encoded by the exons ATGGAGACCATGGATTTTGATGACTACACATTTGCCAACAAGCCCAGAAAAAGTGATGGGGTTGCATTTTCAG AACATTGTCAGTGGTGGAAGAGACCTTTTGGAGTTGCTGCTGTGTGTCTCGGCCTGCTTTGTGTTCTCTTACTGGCTGGGATAATAGGCCTGGGCTTCTACT ATAGAGCAATTGGTCATCTTTACTCATCAGAGGGAGACGAACCCGCTAATAGTCTCACCATAAGAATTAAAGAGAAAGTCCAGCTGCAAAATAGTCTTACAGAACTGATGTCTGAAAGGGATCAATTAATGAACAGTCTCAACTCAACAACCACTGAAAGAGATCAGCTGCAGCCCAACCTGAACACAAAGACCaaggagagagaccagctacagaatAGTCTCGGTACCATGATAACTGAAAGAGACCAGTTGCAGCATAGCCTTAACACAAAAATTAAGGAGAAAGACCAGCTACAGAATAGTCTCAGCACCATGACAACTGAAAGAGACCAGCTGCAGAAGATTTTTAATATCGGAACCACAGAGAAAAGTCAGCTTCAACAGAGTCTAACAACAAAGaccaaagagagagaccagctgcAAAATAGTCTTGAAGTACTGACTGCTGAAAGGGATAAACTGAAGAAAATTCTCAACTCAATGACCACTGAAAGGGACCAGCTGCAGCATAGCCTGAACACAAAGACTAAGGAGAGAGATCAGCTACAGAGTAGTCTCAATACCATGACAACCGAGAGAGACAAGTTACAGCACAGCCTTAACACAAAAACTAAAGAGAAAGACCAACTACAGAGTAGTCTTAGTACCACGACAACTGCAAGAGACCAGCTGCAGCAAAGCCTAAACACAAAAACTAAAGAGAAAGACCAGCTACAGAGTAGTCTCAGTACCATGACAACTGAAAAAGATCAGCTGGAGAAGAATCTCAATACCCGGACCACAGAGAAAATTCAGTTGCAAGAGAGTCTAAACACAAATATCAAAGAGAGGGATCAACTGGAAAATAGTCTTAAAGTTTTGATTGCTGAAAGGGATACACTGAAGAAAAGTCTCAACTCAAGGACCACTGAAAGGGACCAGCTGCAGCACAGCCTGAACACAAAGACTAAGGAGAAAGACCAGCTACAGAGTAGTCTCAGTTTGATGACAACTGAAAGAGACCAGCTGCAGCAAAGTCTAAACACAAAAACTAAAGAGAAAGACCAGCTACAGAATAGTTTCAGTACCATGACAACTGAAAGAGACCAGCTGCAGAAGAATCTCAATACCCGAACCACAGAGAAAAATCAGTTGCAAGAGAGTCTAAACACAAAGACCAAAGAGAGGGATCAGCTGGAAAATAGTCTTAAAGTATTGACTACTGAAAGGGATACACTGAAGAAAAGTCTCAACTCAAGGACCACTGAAAGGGACCAGCTGCAGCACAGCCTGAACACAAAGACTAAGGAGAAAGACCAGCTGCAGAGTAGTCTCAGTACCATGACAACTGAAAGAGACAAGCTGCAGCAAGGCTTAAACACGAAAACTAAAGAGAAAGACCAACTACAGAGTAGTCTCAGTACCATGACAACTGAAAGAGACCAGCTGCAGAAGAATCTCAATACCCGAACCACTGAGAAAAATCAGTTGCGAGAGAGTCTAACAACAAGGACTAAAGAGAGGGATCAGCTGGAAAATAGTCTTAACGTAATTACTGCTGAAAGGGACAAATTAAAGAACAGTCTCAACTCAAAGATGAAAGAGAGCGATCAAATACAGAATAGCCTGAATACCACGACAACCGAGAGAGACCAGATAAAGACCAGGTTGAATTTATATG AGAAACCCTGTCAGGACGGGTGGTTGAAGTTTGgcaccagttgttattttctctcCACCACGCTGGACACCGCTGGCGGGGGTCAGAGGAAATGCAGACCAATGGGTGGAGAGCTGGTCATTATAAACAGCAAAGAAGAATAG
- the LOC105020998 gene encoding centromere-associated protein E-like, whose amino-acid sequence METMDFDDYTFANKPRKGDGVTFSENFQWWKRPSGVAAVCLGLLCVLLLAGIIGLVFYYRAICLYSSEGDEPANSLTIRIKEKVQLQNSLTELTSERDELMKSLNSTTTERDQLQHNLNTKTNERDQLQNSLSTMTTERHQLQQSLNTKTKEKDQLQSSLSTMTTERDQLQKNLNTRTTEKNQLQESLTTKTKERDQLENSLKVLTAERDTLKKSLNSRTTERDQLQHSLNTKTKEKDQLQSSFSTMTTERDKLQQGLNTKTKEKDQLQSSLSTMTTERDQLQKNLNTRTTEKNQLQESLTTRTKERDQLENSLNVITAERDKLENSLNSKIKESDQLQNSLNTTTTERDQIKTRLNLYEKPCQDGWLKFGTSCYFLSTTLDSAGGGQRKCRPMGGELVIINSKEEQIFINGFKKNVWIGMYKKDRAWNWIGNMPFGPTYWMPGEPNNLNDEKTCVEISQTSSDPLKSWKDVPCVEQHWVCEKAVQL is encoded by the exons ATGGAGACCATGGATTTTGATGACTACACATTTGCCAACAAGCCCAGAAAAGGTGATGGTGTTACATTTTCAG AAAATTTTCAGTGGTGGAAGAGACCTTCTGGAGTTGCTGCTGTGTGTCTCGGCCTGCTTTGTGTTCTCTTACTGGCTGGGATAATAGGCCTGGTCTTCTACT ATAGAGCAATTTGTCTTTACTCATCAGAGGGAGACGAACCCGCTAATAGTCTCACCATAAGAATTAAAGAGAAAGTCCAGCTGCAAAATAGTCTTACAGAACTGACGTCTGAAAGGGATGAATTAATGAAGAGTCTCAACTCAACGACCACTGAAAGGGACCAGCTGCAGCATAACCTGAACACAAAGACCAatgagagagaccagctacagaatAGTCTCAGTACCATGACAACTGAAAGACACCAGCTGCAGCAAAGCCTAAACACAAAAACTAAGGAGAAAGACCAGCTACAGAGTAGTCTCAGTACCATGACAACTGAAAGAGATCAGCTGCAGAAGAATCTCAATACCCGAACCACTGAGAAAAATCAGTTGCAAGAGAGTCTAACCACAAAGACCAAAGAAAGGGATCAGCTGGAAAATAGTCTTAAAGTATTGACTGCTGAAAGGGATACACTGAAGAAAAGTCTCAACTCAAGGACCACTGAAAGGGACCAGCTGCAGCACAGCCTGAACACAAAGACTAAGGAGAAAGACCAGCTACAGAGTAGTTTCAGTACCATGACAACTGAAAGAGACAAGCTGCAGCAAGGCCTAAACACGAAAACTAAAGAGAAAGACCAACTACAGAGTAGTCTCAGTACCATGACAACTGAAAGAGACCAGCTGCAGAAGAATCTCAATACCCGAACCACTGAGAAAAATCAGTTGCAAGAGAGTCTAACAACAAGGACTAAAGAGAGGGACCAGCTGGAAAATAGTCTTAACGTAATTACTGCTGAAAGGGACAAATTAGAGAACAGTCTCAACTCAAAGATTAAAGAGAGTGATCAACTACAGAATAGCCTGAATACCACGACAACCGAGAGAGACCAGATAAAGACCAGGTTGAATTTATATG AGAAACCCTGTCAGGACGGGTGGTTGAAGTTTGgcaccagttgttattttctctcCACCACGCTGGACAGCGCTGGGGGAGGTCAGAGGAAATGCAGACCAATGGGTGGAGAGCTGGTCATTATAAACAGCAAAGAAGAACAG ATATTTATCAATGGTTTTAAGAAGAATGTTTGGATTGGTATGTATAAAAAAGACAGAGCCTGGAACTGGATTGGCAACATGCCATTTGGTCCTAC GTATTGGATGCCAGGGGAACCAAATAACTTGAATGACGAGAAGACTTGTGTTGAGATCTCACAAACATCATCCGATCCATTAAAGAGTTGGAAAGATGTGCCGTGTGTTGAACAACACTGGGTCTGTGAGAAAGCTGTGCAGTTATAA